A window from Sphingobium sp. EM0848 encodes these proteins:
- a CDS encoding NADH-quinone oxidoreductase subunit A, translating into MVDLAQYLPILIFLGIALLLSSAFVFLPMLVGRLTGAHKPDPAKLSEYECGFPAFEEPRSQFDVRFYLVAILFIVFDLEAAFLFPWAVSLDQIGWAGWATMMIFIAELVLGLVYAWKKGALDWE; encoded by the coding sequence TTGGTCGATCTTGCCCAATATCTGCCGATCCTGATTTTTCTCGGGATCGCCTTGCTGCTTTCGAGCGCGTTCGTATTCCTGCCGATGCTGGTGGGGCGCCTGACCGGAGCGCATAAGCCCGATCCGGCCAAGCTTTCCGAATATGAATGCGGCTTTCCGGCATTTGAAGAGCCGCGCAGTCAGTTCGACGTGCGATTCTACCTCGTCGCCATTCTGTTCATCGTCTTCGATCTGGAAGCGGCGTTCCTCTTTCCCTGGGCGGTCAGCCTCGATCAGATCGGCTGGGCCGGCTGGGCGACGATGATGATCTTCATAGCGGAGCTGGTGCTCGGCCTCGTCTATGCGTGGAAGAAGGGAGCACTCGATTGGGAGTAG
- a CDS encoding NADH-quinone oxidoreductase subunit B family protein, giving the protein MGVELDRPIPGTQPPVGTQPDQDFFNALNSEVSDKGFLVTSTEELFQWARTGSLWWMTFGLACCAVEMIHVNMPRYDMERFGAAPRASPRQSDVMIVAGTLCNKMAPALRKVYDQMSNPKYVISMGSCANGGGYYHYSYSVVRGCDRIVPIDIYVPGCPPTAEALLYGVMQLQRKIRRIGTVER; this is encoded by the coding sequence TTGGGAGTAGAACTTGACCGTCCCATCCCCGGCACACAGCCGCCGGTGGGAACGCAGCCCGACCAGGATTTCTTCAACGCGCTGAACAGCGAAGTCAGTGACAAGGGCTTTCTCGTCACCTCGACCGAGGAACTGTTCCAATGGGCGCGCACCGGCTCGCTCTGGTGGATGACCTTCGGTCTCGCCTGCTGCGCGGTGGAGATGATCCACGTCAACATGCCGCGTTACGACATGGAGCGTTTCGGCGCCGCGCCGCGCGCTTCGCCGCGCCAGTCGGACGTGATGATCGTCGCGGGGACTCTCTGCAACAAGATGGCCCCGGCGCTCCGCAAGGTCTACGATCAGATGTCCAATCCGAAATATGTGATTTCGATGGGCAGCTGCGCCAATGGCGGCGGCTATTATCACTACAGCTATTCCGTGGTGCGCGGCTGCGACCGGATCGTGCCGATCGACATCTATGTGCCGGGCTGCCCGCCGACCGCCGAAGCGCTGCTTTACGGGGTGATGCAGTTGCAGCGGAAGATCCGCCGGATCGGCACGGTGGAGCGTTAA
- a CDS encoding NADH-quinone oxidoreductase subunit D — MSDYLEKLDHLTDAVDPTYGDTQIQNYTINFGPQHPAAHGVLRLVMELDGEIVERCDPHVGLLHRGTEKLIEYKTYLQALPYFDRLDYCSPLGMEHSYVLAIEKLLNLEVPLRAQYLRVFFAELTRICNHMLNLGSHVMDVGAMTPNLWLFEIREDCLNFFERASGARMHSAYFRPGGVHQDVPLKLLTDIADWLDTRLPRLFEDAMSLVVDNRIFKQRNVDIAVVSKEDALKWGFSGPMIRGSGIPWDIRKAQPYDVYDRMEFDIPVGTNFDCYDRFMVRVEEVRQSARIMKQCLNEMPEGPIASFDRKVSPPKRGEMKRSMESLIHHFKLYTEGFHVPAGEVYVATESPKGEFGVYLVSDGSNKPYRCKIRPTAFSHLQAMDFMMKGHMLADTTAVLGAMDIVFGECDR, encoded by the coding sequence ATGTCCGATTATCTGGAAAAGCTGGATCATCTGACCGACGCGGTCGACCCGACCTATGGCGACACGCAGATTCAAAACTACACGATCAACTTCGGTCCGCAGCACCCGGCGGCGCACGGCGTTCTGCGTCTGGTCATGGAACTGGACGGCGAGATCGTCGAGCGTTGCGACCCGCATGTCGGGCTGCTTCATCGCGGCACCGAGAAGCTGATCGAGTACAAGACCTATTTGCAGGCGCTACCCTATTTCGACCGGCTGGACTATTGTTCGCCGCTCGGCATGGAGCATAGCTATGTTCTGGCTATCGAGAAGCTGCTGAATCTGGAAGTGCCGCTGCGCGCGCAATATCTGCGCGTGTTCTTCGCGGAACTGACCCGCATCTGCAACCACATGCTGAACCTCGGCTCGCACGTCATGGACGTCGGCGCGATGACGCCGAACCTGTGGCTGTTCGAAATCCGCGAGGACTGCCTCAACTTCTTCGAGCGCGCTTCGGGCGCCCGCATGCACTCGGCCTATTTCCGTCCGGGCGGCGTGCATCAGGATGTGCCGCTGAAGCTGCTGACCGATATCGCCGACTGGCTCGACACGCGTCTGCCGCGCCTGTTCGAGGATGCGATGAGCCTGGTGGTGGACAACCGCATCTTCAAGCAGCGCAACGTCGACATCGCCGTGGTGAGCAAGGAAGACGCTCTCAAGTGGGGCTTCTCCGGGCCGATGATCCGTGGTTCGGGCATCCCCTGGGATATTCGCAAGGCGCAGCCTTACGACGTCTATGACCGGATGGAATTCGATATTCCGGTCGGCACCAATTTTGACTGTTACGACCGTTTCATGGTCCGCGTCGAGGAGGTGCGGCAGTCCGCGCGCATCATGAAGCAGTGCCTCAATGAGATGCCGGAAGGGCCGATCGCCAGCTTCGACCGCAAGGTTTCGCCGCCCAAGCGTGGCGAGATGAAGCGTTCGATGGAATCGCTGATCCATCATTTCAAGCTCTATACGGAGGGCTTCCACGTTCCGGCGGGCGAAGTCTATGTGGCGACCGAAAGCCCCAAGGGCGAATTCGGCGTCTATCTGGTCAGCGACGGCAGCAACAAGCCCTATCGCTGCAAGATCCGTCCGACCGCCTTCTCGCACTTGCAGGCGATGGACTTCATGATGAAGGGCCACATGCTGGCCGACACAACCGCTGTCCTGGGCGCCATGGACATCGTGTTTGGAGAATGTGACCGCTAA
- the nuoE gene encoding NADH-quinone oxidoreductase subunit NuoE, protein MADAVHIPDEAETRARWGAFAWTAENAEQAKKVIARYPAGRQQSAVMPLLDLAQRQVGAETQTNGWLPVPVMEYIADQLEMPYMRVYEVATFYTMYNLAPVGRYHVQVCGTTPCMLRGSDDVFAACKNKGLVKGGTTPDGLFTLTEVECLGACTNAPMVQINDDNFEDLTYDSMSAILDDLAAGKQPKIGPQIDRQTSCPEGGPTSLTDMVKENHDYRGEWA, encoded by the coding sequence ATGGCTGACGCAGTTCATATCCCGGACGAGGCCGAAACGCGCGCGCGCTGGGGCGCGTTTGCGTGGACGGCCGAAAATGCCGAGCAGGCGAAGAAAGTCATCGCCCGTTATCCCGCTGGTCGTCAGCAGTCGGCGGTCATGCCGCTGCTCGATCTGGCCCAGCGTCAGGTCGGTGCGGAAACGCAGACCAATGGCTGGCTGCCGGTGCCGGTGATGGAATATATCGCAGACCAGCTCGAAATGCCCTATATGCGCGTTTACGAGGTCGCGACCTTCTACACCATGTACAACCTCGCGCCGGTCGGCCGCTATCATGTGCAGGTTTGCGGCACGACGCCTTGCATGTTGCGTGGGTCTGACGATGTGTTCGCGGCTTGCAAGAACAAGGGGCTGGTCAAGGGCGGCACGACGCCCGACGGTCTGTTCACGCTCACCGAGGTCGAGTGTCTGGGCGCCTGCACCAATGCGCCAATGGTCCAGATCAACGACGATAATTTCGAAGACCTGACCTATGACAGCATGAGCGCGATCCTCGACGATCTCGCCGCTGGCAAGCAGCCCAAGATCGGGCCGCAGATCGATCGCCAGACCAGCTGCCCCGAAGGCGGGCCGACCAGCCTCACGGACATGGTCAAGGAAAATCACGACTATCGGGGCGAATGGGCATGA
- the nuoF gene encoding NADH-quinone oxidoreductase subunit NuoF translates to MSDVIAPLSDKDRIFTNVYGFQDWGIDAAMKRGDWDNTKKLLEIGQDEIIERIKASGLRGRGGAGFPTGMKWSFMPKESKDGRPSFLVINADESEPGSCKDREIVRHDPHKLLEGALIAGFAMRARAAYIYIRGEFIYEAKVLFAAVEQAYEKGFLGKNACGSGYDFDVFVHRGAGAYICGEETAQIESIEGKKGQPRLKPPFPAGAGLYGCPTTVNNVESIAVGPTILRRSPEWFASFGRENNKGTKLFQISGHVNKPCVVEESMGISFKELIDRHCGGIRGGWDNLLAVIPGGSSVPLVPAAQIMDAPMDFDGLRALGSGLGTAAVIVMDKSTDIVRAISRLSYFYKHESCGQCTPCREGTGWMWRVMERLRSGDADISEIDMLQQVTKQVEGHTICALGDAAAWPIQGLIRHFRPEIERRINENKGSAPVMEAAE, encoded by the coding sequence ATGAGCGACGTGATTGCGCCTCTCAGCGACAAGGATCGCATCTTCACCAACGTCTATGGCTTCCAGGATTGGGGCATCGACGCGGCGATGAAGCGCGGCGATTGGGATAATACTAAGAAGCTGCTGGAAATCGGCCAGGACGAAATCATCGAGCGCATCAAGGCTTCGGGCCTGCGCGGCCGTGGCGGCGCGGGCTTCCCGACCGGCATGAAGTGGAGCTTCATGCCCAAGGAAAGCAAGGATGGCCGTCCGAGCTTCCTCGTCATCAACGCCGACGAATCCGAACCGGGTTCGTGCAAGGACCGCGAAATTGTCCGCCACGATCCGCACAAGCTGCTTGAAGGCGCGCTGATCGCCGGTTTCGCGATGCGGGCGCGCGCCGCCTATATCTACATTCGCGGCGAGTTCATCTATGAGGCGAAGGTGCTCTTCGCCGCTGTCGAGCAGGCCTATGAAAAGGGCTTCCTCGGCAAGAATGCCTGCGGTTCGGGTTATGATTTCGACGTCTTCGTCCATCGCGGCGCGGGCGCCTATATCTGCGGCGAGGAAACCGCGCAGATCGAAAGCATCGAGGGCAAGAAGGGCCAGCCGCGCCTGAAGCCGCCTTTCCCGGCAGGTGCGGGTCTTTATGGTTGCCCGACCACCGTGAACAATGTGGAATCGATCGCGGTTGGTCCGACGATCCTGCGCCGTTCGCCGGAATGGTTCGCCAGCTTCGGTCGCGAGAACAACAAGGGCACCAAGCTCTTCCAGATCAGCGGCCATGTGAACAAGCCCTGCGTCGTCGAAGAGTCGATGGGCATCAGCTTCAAGGAACTGATCGACCGGCATTGCGGCGGCATTCGTGGCGGTTGGGACAATCTGCTGGCGGTGATCCCCGGCGGGTCGTCGGTTCCGCTGGTTCCGGCCGCGCAGATCATGGACGCGCCGATGGACTTTGATGGGCTGCGGGCGCTAGGCTCGGGCCTTGGCACCGCCGCCGTCATCGTCATGGACAAGTCGACCGACATCGTCCGCGCCATTTCGCGTCTCTCCTACTTCTACAAGCATGAGAGCTGTGGCCAGTGCACGCCCTGCCGCGAAGGCACCGGCTGGATGTGGCGGGTGATGGAGCGGCTGCGCTCGGGCGATGCCGACATCAGCGAAATCGACATGCTCCAGCAGGTCACCAAGCAGGTCGAAGGCCACACCATCTGCGCGCTCGGCGATGCGGCGGCATGGCCGATCCAGGGGCTGATCCGGCACTTTCGTCCGGAAATCGAACGCCGGATCAACGAAAACAAGGGTAGCGCCCCCGTCATGGAGGCAGCGGAGTAA